In Actinobacillus indolicus, a single genomic region encodes these proteins:
- a CDS encoding helix-turn-helix transcriptional regulator — protein sequence MSKRPSGIDSALFLLEILRRIPRKPYRLTTSEIFDSMKKAGFEKDKRSVQRALKTLSEHFDDLECDDRDNEYAYCWLERSEGISVSMLNEQQALILKLAEQQLKYLLPANIMSSMEPFFKQAEKIVGAGTSNPEHQWFGKICSVPTSQPLIPAKVKEDVFTAVSTALFQNKLLHIEYQNQHGKKHKAQIMPLAIAQQGASTYLVARYDGFDDNRLLALHRIKKAELSTFSFERPKDFNLKQYQDEGHLGFGSGGKVKLTFSIARWAGFHLTETPLSKDQITLEESEGHYRFQATVADTDMLEWWIRRFGEEIWDIEKESV from the coding sequence ATGTCCAAACGCCCATCCGGAATTGATTCTGCGCTCTTTTTATTAGAGATTTTACGTCGTATCCCCAGAAAGCCTTATCGTTTAACTACGTCTGAGATATTCGATAGTATGAAAAAGGCAGGTTTTGAAAAAGATAAGCGAAGTGTTCAGCGTGCGTTAAAAACCTTAAGCGAACATTTTGACGATTTGGAATGTGATGATCGTGACAATGAATATGCGTATTGTTGGCTTGAACGATCGGAAGGGATTTCTGTGTCGATGTTAAACGAACAACAAGCGTTAATCTTAAAATTAGCGGAACAGCAACTTAAATATCTGCTACCTGCCAATATTATGTCGTCCATGGAACCCTTTTTTAAACAGGCGGAAAAAATTGTTGGAGCAGGGACGAGCAACCCTGAACATCAGTGGTTCGGGAAAATTTGTAGCGTACCAACCAGCCAGCCACTCATCCCAGCTAAAGTGAAAGAAGATGTGTTTACCGCCGTCAGTACCGCACTTTTCCAAAATAAGTTACTGCATATTGAATACCAAAACCAACATGGTAAAAAACATAAGGCACAAATTATGCCTTTGGCTATTGCACAACAAGGGGCAAGCACCTATTTAGTCGCTCGTTATGATGGGTTTGATGACAACCGTTTACTAGCCTTACATCGTATTAAAAAGGCGGAACTCTCAACCTTTAGCTTTGAACGCCCAAAAGATTTCAACTTAAAACAGTACCAAGATGAAGGGCATTTAGGTTTTGGGAGTGGTGGGAAAGTGAAACTGACATTTTCTATTGCTCGCTGGGCGGGCTTTCATTTGACTGAAACGCCACTCTCAAAAGATCAAATTACACTCGAAGAAAGCGAAGGACATTACCGTTTTCAAGCGACCGTTGCCGATACCGATATGTTGGAATGGTGGATAAGACGTTTTGGCGAAGAGATTTGGGATATTGAGAAAGAGAGTGTTTAG
- the hemA gene encoding glutamyl-tRNA reductase, translating to MTILALGINHKTASVGLREKVAFVEDKRQRAFEQIQEQSLAESVVILSTCNRTELYFHQPDVPPQEDHPDNIAWREQCFNWFAEIHQLDKDELSKAYYFKQNLEAARHLMSVASGLDSLILGEPQILGQVKQAYQDSETFYHAHGGAVSTNLSRLFQKTFATAKRVRSETEIGSSAVSVAYAACGLARQIFDDFKKLRFLLVGAGETIELVARYLIQHGAKNIMIANRTHIRAEMLAEKLDTPMQILSLSALQIGLNQADVVISSTGSPDVLITKEMVAQAQKARRFDPMLLIDIAVPRDIDEKAGELDSVYAYSVDDLQNIIQQNLAQREQAAEQAKEIVAEEAKDFFAWLKQQQSTNLIKHYRQNAEEIRLDLLEKALNALQQGQESEKVLNELSYKLTNQLLHVPTQALQAMAKTGNSKGLQSFSQALKLEE from the coding sequence ATGACAATTTTAGCATTAGGCATCAATCATAAAACAGCATCTGTGGGTTTAAGAGAGAAAGTGGCGTTTGTGGAAGATAAACGTCAGCGTGCTTTCGAACAAATTCAAGAACAGAGCCTAGCTGAAAGTGTTGTTATTCTCTCGACGTGTAACCGAACAGAACTCTATTTTCACCAGCCTGATGTACCGCCACAAGAAGATCATCCAGATAATATTGCTTGGCGTGAGCAGTGTTTTAATTGGTTTGCAGAGATTCATCAGTTAGACAAAGATGAATTAAGCAAAGCCTACTATTTCAAGCAAAATCTTGAAGCGGCTCGCCATTTAATGAGTGTAGCTAGTGGCTTAGATTCCTTAATTTTGGGTGAACCGCAAATTTTAGGACAAGTAAAACAAGCTTACCAAGACAGCGAGACCTTTTATCATGCTCATGGTGGTGCAGTTTCGACCAATCTTTCCCGTCTATTTCAAAAAACCTTTGCCACGGCAAAGCGAGTACGTTCTGAAACCGAGATCGGCAGTAGCGCTGTATCTGTGGCGTATGCAGCTTGCGGTTTAGCTCGCCAAATTTTTGATGATTTCAAAAAGTTACGTTTTTTACTTGTAGGCGCAGGGGAAACGATTGAATTAGTTGCCCGTTATTTAATTCAGCACGGCGCAAAAAATATCATGATTGCTAACCGTACCCATATTCGTGCGGAGATGTTGGCGGAAAAATTAGATACCCCAATGCAGATTTTATCCTTGAGTGCGTTGCAAATAGGCTTAAATCAAGCCGATGTGGTGATTAGCTCAACGGGTAGCCCTGATGTATTGATTACCAAAGAGATGGTGGCTCAAGCACAGAAAGCACGCCGTTTTGACCCGATGTTATTAATTGATATTGCCGTACCACGTGATATTGATGAAAAAGCAGGGGAGTTGGATAGTGTTTATGCTTATAGTGTAGATGATTTGCAAAATATTATTCAGCAAAACTTAGCACAACGAGAGCAAGCCGCAGAGCAAGCAAAAGAGATTGTTGCAGAAGAAGCGAAAGATTTCTTTGCATGGCTTAAACAGCAACAATCCACAAATCTCATTAAGCATTACCGTCAAAATGCAGAAGAAATTCGTTTAGATCTACTTGAAAAAGCCTTGAATGCATTACAACAGGGGCAAGAGAGTGAAAAAGTCTTAAATGAATTGAGCTACAAACTCACTAACCAACTATTACACGTGCCAACCCAAGCTTTACAAGCGATGGCAAAAACAGGTAACTCAAAAGGATTACAGAGTTTTTCACAAGCGTTGAAACTTGAAGAATAG
- a CDS encoding DUF262 domain-containing protein, whose protein sequence is MQKNTLLNLLECYHIQIPIIQRDYAQGRKGESNIRHKFISDLYDTIQKGKYINLDFIYGSVNGNKLYLLDGQQRITTLFLLHWYIAIGEKISPEKYKNTLSKFSYETRSSSREFCHALITKEFSFQDETKKLSEQIINCSWFFMAWKKDPTVQSMLTVLDTIQDIFKVTHDCWDKLNNITFHFLKLEDFGLSDDLYLKMNSRGRPLTEFENFKANLIQKIKDINESKIENEPLNMNFDGEWTDLFWELSKQEKLLSFDERYLNFLRAMAIPQYTEKNIELDNENIIKNISLLSNANNKRKQCDEKFSFKKYDELNCFDYSYFKNIKRVLDNKFNDKKENIDKKEDIVLDYFNRTLFNQMTNGSSIGFADLIGIYAYFYNDTMNNPVLVRVIRNLVEAYRPYQEARTYFNSIKDMKKLHKSLTGKDEIESLDILSKWDFDKNKINVGYLEKQLKEEKIKAELMKTSNDWKEKILAIENHCYLKGKIQFLLDWSKDKEENYDFYEFEKYSKIFNILFNEHEEKNKFAGNNNAFLFERSLLTFGDYLLKTSNYYSFLIDKDRDISWKSLLEKESEHQSKKILKMLIDDLLKDNGLFDEYSIKKKLISKCNDFISEKNNEKDWRYNFIKYPSVFKHINKEKHLIHYVRDKDDRNIYIMSASTLSGYVANYYLLPFEDAIDKKKFELFDSYNYPDINVIFNEKTPNVIYTKNWIKGISKYKSTCIIIRNGDIYYVITTNINSQKEKYNLSKLRQDEIVALLKDDSENFEGLFKKAESLLSVSSLKKLIASLKEEYQIDIEEKGSNCPCN, encoded by the coding sequence ATGCAAAAAAATACATTATTAAATTTACTTGAATGTTATCATATTCAGATTCCGATTATACAACGAGATTATGCACAAGGAAGAAAAGGTGAATCTAATATTAGACATAAGTTTATTTCAGATTTATATGATACTATTCAAAAAGGAAAATATATTAACCTAGACTTTATTTATGGTTCTGTAAATGGTAATAAGCTTTATTTACTCGATGGTCAGCAACGTATCACTACATTATTTTTATTGCATTGGTATATTGCGATAGGAGAAAAAATTTCACCTGAAAAATATAAAAATACTTTATCTAAATTTAGCTATGAAACTAGATCAAGCTCAAGAGAGTTCTGCCATGCTCTTATTACTAAAGAATTTAGTTTCCAAGATGAAACTAAAAAACTATCGGAGCAAATTATAAATTGCTCCTGGTTTTTCATGGCCTGGAAAAAAGATCCCACTGTTCAATCTATGCTAACAGTTCTTGACACTATTCAAGATATATTCAAAGTTACGCATGATTGTTGGGATAAACTTAATAACATTACATTCCACTTTCTTAAGTTAGAAGATTTTGGTTTATCTGATGATTTATATCTTAAGATGAATTCTCGAGGTCGACCATTAACTGAATTTGAAAACTTTAAGGCTAATTTAATTCAGAAAATAAAAGATATCAACGAAAGCAAAATAGAAAATGAACCATTGAATATGAATTTTGATGGTGAATGGACAGATCTATTTTGGGAATTATCTAAGCAAGAAAAATTATTATCTTTCGATGAGAGATATTTAAACTTTTTAAGAGCAATGGCTATTCCTCAATATACAGAGAAAAATATAGAGTTAGATAATGAAAATATTATAAAAAACATATCATTATTAAGCAATGCAAATAATAAAAGAAAGCAATGCGATGAAAAATTTTCATTTAAAAAATATGATGAGTTGAATTGTTTTGATTATTCGTATTTTAAGAATATAAAACGTGTTCTAGACAATAAATTTAATGATAAAAAGGAAAACATTGATAAAAAGGAAGACATTGTTTTGGATTACTTTAATAGAACATTATTCAACCAAATGACTAATGGTTCATCAATAGGCTTTGCAGATTTAATTGGAATTTATGCTTATTTCTATAATGATACAATGAATAATCCTGTTTTAGTGAGAGTTATTCGAAATTTGGTGGAAGCATATAGACCATACCAAGAAGCTCGTACTTATTTCAATTCAATTAAAGATATGAAAAAATTGCATAAATCCTTAACAGGAAAAGATGAGATAGAATCGTTAGATATATTAAGTAAATGGGATTTTGATAAAAATAAAATTAATGTTGGTTATCTAGAAAAACAGCTTAAAGAAGAAAAAATTAAAGCTGAACTTATGAAAACAAGTAATGATTGGAAAGAGAAAATTTTAGCTATAGAGAATCATTGTTATTTAAAAGGTAAAATTCAATTTTTACTTGATTGGAGTAAAGATAAAGAAGAAAATTATGATTTTTATGAATTTGAAAAATATTCTAAAATATTTAATATACTATTCAACGAACATGAAGAAAAGAATAAGTTTGCAGGAAATAATAATGCTTTTTTATTTGAAAGATCTTTGTTGACCTTTGGTGATTATCTTTTAAAGACATCTAATTATTATAGTTTTTTAATTGATAAAGATCGTGATATTAGCTGGAAGTCATTGCTTGAAAAAGAATCTGAGCATCAAAGTAAAAAAATACTAAAAATGTTGATTGATGACTTACTTAAAGATAATGGTTTGTTTGATGAATATTCTATAAAGAAAAAGTTAATATCAAAATGTAATGATTTTATTAGTGAGAAAAATAATGAGAAAGATTGGAGATATAACTTTATTAAATACCCTTCTGTTTTTAAACATATTAATAAAGAAAAGCATTTAATCCATTATGTCAGAGATAAGGATGATAGAAATATTTATATTATGTCTGCTTCCACATTGTCTGGTTATGTAGCAAATTATTACTTACTTCCATTTGAGGATGCCATTGATAAGAAAAAATTCGAACTTTTTGATAGTTATAACTATCCAGATATTAATGTAATCTTTAATGAAAAAACACCAAATGTAATTTATACAAAAAATTGGATTAAAGGCATTAGTAAATATAAATCAACTTGTATCATTATAAGAAATGGCGATATTTATTATGTAATTACTACAAACATAAATTCCCAAAAAGAAAAATATAATCTTAGCAAATTAAGACAAGATGAAATTGTTGCTCTGTTAAAGGATGATTCAGAAAATTTTGAAGGGCTATTTAAAAAAGCTGAGTCTTTATTATCAGTATCATCACTAAAAAAATTAATTGCTAGTTTGAAAGAAGAATATCAAATTGATATTGAGGAAAAAGGAAGTAATTGTCCCTGTAACTAA
- the prfB gene encoding peptide chain release factor 2 (programmed frameshift): protein MFELNPIRTQLADLAERTNTLRGYLDFDLKVERLEEVNAELEQPDVWNNAEKAQALGKERVALETIVNTIKALDQGIEDVEGLIELAVEAEDEETFNEAQQEANQLEEKLALLEFRRMFSGQHDSADCYVDLQAGSGGTEAQDWTEMLLRMYLRWAESKGFKTELIEVSDGDVAGLKSATIRVSGEYAFGWLRTETGIHRLVRKSPFDSNNRRHTSFAAAFVYPEVDDDFDIEINPADLRIDVYRASGAGGQHVNKTESAVRITHMPSGIVVQCQNGRSQHQNKDQAMKQLKAKLYEMEMMKKNAEKQAMEESKSDIGWGSQIRSYVLDDSRIKDLRTGVENRNTQAVLDGDLDKFIEASLKAGL from the exons ATGTTTGAACTCAATCCGATTAGAACCCAATTAGCTGATTTAGCAGAACGAACCAACACACTTCGGGGGTATCTT GACTTCGATCTGAAAGTCGAACGCTTAGAAGAAGTCAATGCTGAATTAGAACAGCCTGATGTCTGGAATAATGCTGAAAAAGCCCAAGCATTAGGCAAAGAGCGTGTTGCTCTTGAAACCATTGTGAATACAATTAAAGCACTTGATCAAGGCATTGAAGATGTCGAAGGCTTAATTGAACTTGCCGTTGAAGCGGAAGATGAAGAAACCTTTAACGAAGCTCAACAAGAAGCGAACCAACTAGAAGAAAAATTAGCCTTATTAGAGTTTCGCCGTATGTTTAGCGGTCAGCACGATTCAGCAGATTGCTATGTGGATTTACAAGCAGGCTCAGGCGGTACGGAAGCGCAAGACTGGACGGAAATGCTACTGCGTATGTATTTACGTTGGGCAGAAAGTAAAGGTTTTAAAACCGAGTTGATCGAAGTGTCCGATGGCGATGTTGCTGGCTTAAAGTCAGCGACGATTCGTGTGTCAGGCGAATATGCGTTCGGTTGGTTGCGTACAGAAACGGGGATTCACCGTCTAGTGCGTAAAAGTCCGTTTGACTCAAATAATCGTCGTCATACTTCTTTTGCGGCTGCATTTGTCTATCCTGAAGTGGATGATGATTTTGACATTGAAATTAATCCTGCGGATTTGCGTATTGATGTGTATCGTGCATCGGGTGCAGGTGGTCAGCACGTCAATAAAACTGAATCAGCAGTACGTATTACTCACATGCCATCGGGTATTGTGGTGCAGTGTCAAAACGGGCGTTCACAACATCAAAATAAAGATCAAGCGATGAAACAGCTTAAAGCGAAGCTCTATGAAATGGAGATGATGAAGAAAAATGCTGAAAAACAAGCGATGGAAGAGAGTAAATCCGATATCGGTTGGGGCAGTCAGATTCGCTCTTATGTGCTTGATGATTCTCGTATTAAAGACTTACGTACAGGCGTTGAAAATCGTAATACTCAGGCCGTATTAGATGGCGATTTAGACAAGTTTATTGAAGCCAGTTTAAAGGCAGGGCTATAA
- a CDS encoding DUF262 domain-containing protein — MQPTLMKEHDLYETIQLLESMDKLEFHLIDNSLESLEALVNKNSDLNYVIKNDIGKIIGAILCGFDGQIVTIYSLVVNSSDSNQEKDIKKLLVNKLEKTIYDQKIKNGKFLTFSKDEEDHEFWTEMSFSYNEKFKYFFKNIGLQPRICTRSIESFLNDSKKYFIPSYQRGYRWTEIEVRDLLSDIMEFSERRKNENEWYCLQPLIVKEIKEGDKFEHWEIIDGQQRLTTIFLILKYLGCKSKFTLSYETRKKSQEFLEKVTLKQEENKITNIDFEHIYGAYKKIDEWFKQQDENRKEQFKKIFITQTKVIWYCIDDSENAIDVFTRINSGKIPLTNAELIKGLFLNSSNFKTEDLEKINLIQLGIANEWDNIEYALHDESLWWFINKSRNDLATRIEFIFKLFVELNNKNVNLDDHYAIFRYFYEEFKKGSDIKEIWLKIKNIFQTFEEWYQDKKLYHKIGYLITFGKRIKEIIRLKEGRNKEEFLKEIDDEIRDILHIKEQGNNNLIALNKERLEDLFYEDNSVKRELLRKILLLHNIQTILANDNELSRFPFEKYKKENWDIEHIHAKSTSIIDIETQSNWIRDNFIGKEGGDEFIHRLENKESFETISNEILLSQYRDYDLIDIDNIANLCLLSDTINRSIKNNGFKMKRKDIIESEKQGMFIPICTRNVFLKYYTENVHDLEFWIVEDRSDYRQDIIDKLSGKAGKSDKGSKITNYLE, encoded by the coding sequence ATGCAACCTACACTTATGAAAGAGCATGATTTATATGAAACTATTCAACTATTGGAATCTATGGATAAATTGGAGTTTCATTTAATAGATAATTCATTAGAGTCTCTAGAAGCATTAGTAAATAAAAATTCAGACTTAAATTATGTTATTAAAAATGATATAGGTAAAATTATTGGAGCAATTTTATGTGGATTTGACGGGCAAATAGTAACAATTTATAGCCTTGTAGTAAACAGTAGCGATTCTAATCAAGAGAAGGATATAAAGAAGTTATTAGTCAATAAATTGGAAAAAACAATTTATGATCAAAAAATCAAAAATGGTAAGTTTCTTACATTTAGTAAAGATGAGGAAGACCATGAGTTTTGGACAGAGATGAGTTTCTCATATAATGAAAAATTCAAATATTTTTTTAAGAATATAGGTTTGCAACCTAGAATTTGTACAAGATCGATTGAAAGTTTCTTGAATGACTCAAAAAAATACTTTATTCCTAGTTATCAACGTGGTTATCGTTGGACAGAAATTGAAGTTAGAGATTTATTAAGTGATATTATGGAATTTTCAGAAAGAAGAAAAAATGAAAATGAGTGGTATTGTTTACAGCCCCTAATTGTTAAAGAAATAAAAGAAGGGGATAAATTTGAGCATTGGGAAATTATTGATGGGCAACAGAGATTAACAACTATTTTTTTGATTTTAAAGTATTTAGGATGTAAAAGTAAATTTACTTTATCTTATGAAACTAGAAAGAAAAGCCAAGAATTTCTAGAAAAAGTCACATTAAAACAAGAAGAGAATAAAATTACAAACATCGATTTTGAACATATATATGGAGCCTATAAAAAAATTGATGAGTGGTTTAAACAGCAAGATGAAAATAGAAAAGAACAATTTAAAAAAATTTTTATAACACAAACTAAGGTTATTTGGTATTGCATTGATGATAGTGAAAATGCTATTGATGTATTTACTCGTATTAATAGCGGGAAAATTCCACTAACAAATGCTGAATTGATTAAAGGGTTATTTTTAAATAGCTCAAATTTTAAAACTGAAGATCTTGAAAAAATTAACTTAATTCAACTTGGAATAGCTAATGAATGGGATAATATTGAATATGCACTACACGATGAAAGTTTATGGTGGTTTATCAATAAAAGTAGAAATGATCTAGCTACTCGAATTGAATTTATTTTTAAGTTGTTTGTGGAATTAAATAATAAAAATGTTAATTTAGATGATCATTATGCCATTTTTAGATATTTCTATGAAGAATTTAAAAAGGGAAGCGATATAAAAGAGATTTGGTTAAAAATTAAAAATATATTTCAAACATTTGAAGAATGGTATCAGGATAAGAAACTATATCATAAAATTGGTTATTTAATTACTTTTGGTAAACGTATAAAAGAGATTATTAGATTAAAAGAAGGAAGAAATAAAGAAGAATTTTTGAAAGAAATAGATGATGAAATTAGAGATATTTTACATATAAAAGAACAAGGGAATAATAATCTTATTGCTCTGAATAAGGAAAGGTTGGAGGATTTGTTCTATGAAGATAATAGTGTAAAAAGAGAATTGTTACGAAAAATACTACTTTTACATAATATTCAAACTATTTTAGCAAATGATAATGAATTATCCCGTTTTCCTTTTGAAAAATATAAGAAAGAAAATTGGGATATTGAACATATTCACGCGAAATCAACTAGTATAATTGATATAGAAACCCAAAGTAATTGGATTAGAGATAATTTTATTGGAAAAGAGGGAGGCGATGAGTTTATTCATCGTTTAGAAAACAAAGAAAGTTTTGAAACCATCTCTAATGAAATTTTATTGAGTCAATATAGAGATTATGATCTTATAGATATAGATAATATTGCTAACCTATGCTTATTAAGTGATACAATTAATAGATCCATTAAAAATAATGGATTTAAGATGAAAAGAAAAGATATTATAGAGTCTGAGAAACAAGGTATGTTTATCCCTATCTGTACTCGAAATGTATTTTTAAAATATTATACTGAAAATGTTCATGATTTAGAATTCTGGATAGTGGAAGACCGCTCTGATTATCGACAGGATATTATTGATAAGCTAAGTGGTAAAGCTGGAAAGAGTGATAAAGGTTCTAAGATTACTAACTATTTAGAGTAG